In one window of Armatimonadota bacterium DNA:
- a CDS encoding acetylxylan esterase, giving the protein MSLLRLLMCLSLCGAMCAAASGAQRAMRFRASTPERAREWQAAAREKLFSLMMGGARPAPVPLDVEVLQHIEVSRGGYGLEEVTLQTLADRRAHAWVAIPRAPRGKVPAVLALHGHGGSGEQVVLGDGLYWYGRALAEMGYAVIAPDIGSHDLQHDNWTLMGERAWDALCCVDYILGRPEVARKDIAVAGLSLGGETAMYVAALDERVTVVDSSGWLTTVANMKNRHCPCWQFPGLEDNFDFADIFACVAPRPLICEIGEKETAPGGFPASIARRAFGQIQRAYRAFDAEDRAVLDIHPEGHVFIGRELWEPLRSAMGTPYPWRASRSADDEALRRGEIARRAFSRALGVLDGWWALRDPRTDLFPRRLDQNVWAPNDNAADMLPFLYLTAHFLCPERTSDISRALASERALTNRLGVLPDWYDIAKGGFVHEDTDIRRLIFGAAEYCKDGLLPMTEVMDRGPWTERMIELVGAIFERAPVKTDFGMLPADDAEVNGDLLQVLCRLYAMTGESDYLTWAERIGDAYCLEVLPMNNGLPAHRWDFEGHRATNDALSLNDHGNEIVGGLSELMVASQAAGSEKAAAYARALKVMFDRLLEKGRNSDGIWFSLLKSSTGEVANAQPPDTWGYALTGAATFGMATGDQAMKGAVIKALRNIDQPEYLHWRGADSYADAIEGALLLLNRYPERSGLRWLEKMLPLFLARQRADGIVEGWYGDGNYARTALMAGLYYTQGVMCRPWRDDLRFGAVRRGEELHLTVAADDAWRGRLVFDTQRHQRVVRLPFNYPRLNEFPEWFTADPTRKYRLSINGRERIVSGAALSRGIGLGLAAGRKAAVTVRPQ; this is encoded by the coding sequence ATGAGTCTGCTCAGACTGCTGATGTGCTTATCGCTATGCGGCGCAATGTGCGCGGCGGCGAGCGGCGCGCAGAGGGCGATGCGCTTTCGCGCGAGCACTCCTGAGCGGGCCCGCGAATGGCAAGCGGCGGCGAGGGAGAAGCTGTTCTCCCTCATGATGGGCGGCGCGCGGCCTGCGCCGGTGCCGCTCGACGTCGAAGTATTGCAGCACATCGAAGTGTCTCGGGGTGGCTATGGCCTCGAGGAAGTGACACTTCAAACGCTCGCTGATCGGCGCGCGCACGCCTGGGTCGCGATCCCGCGCGCGCCTCGCGGCAAGGTCCCCGCGGTGCTCGCGCTTCACGGACACGGCGGCAGCGGAGAGCAGGTGGTCCTCGGCGATGGCCTCTACTGGTATGGCCGGGCGCTCGCCGAGATGGGCTACGCGGTCATCGCTCCCGACATCGGGTCCCACGATCTCCAGCATGACAACTGGACACTCATGGGCGAGCGCGCGTGGGATGCCCTCTGCTGCGTGGACTACATCCTGGGCCGGCCGGAGGTCGCTCGCAAAGACATCGCCGTCGCGGGGCTCTCGCTCGGCGGCGAGACGGCGATGTACGTGGCCGCGCTCGACGAGCGGGTTACGGTTGTCGATTCGAGCGGGTGGCTCACGACCGTCGCCAACATGAAGAACCGCCACTGCCCCTGCTGGCAGTTTCCGGGGCTCGAGGACAACTTCGACTTCGCGGACATCTTCGCGTGCGTCGCCCCGCGTCCGCTGATCTGCGAGATCGGCGAGAAGGAGACGGCACCGGGCGGCTTCCCGGCTTCGATTGCGCGGCGCGCCTTCGGGCAGATCCAGCGGGCGTATCGCGCGTTCGACGCCGAAGACCGTGCCGTACTGGACATCCACCCCGAAGGCCACGTCTTCATCGGCCGGGAGCTCTGGGAGCCGCTGCGATCGGCGATGGGCACGCCGTATCCGTGGCGTGCGTCCCGATCGGCCGATGACGAAGCCTTGCGCCGCGGCGAGATCGCCCGGCGCGCGTTCTCCAGAGCGCTCGGCGTGCTCGACGGGTGGTGGGCGCTGCGCGACCCGAGGACGGATCTCTTCCCCCGCCGGCTCGACCAGAATGTCTGGGCGCCGAACGACAATGCCGCCGACATGCTGCCGTTCCTTTACCTCACCGCGCATTTCCTGTGCCCGGAGCGGACGAGCGACATCTCGCGAGCGCTGGCGAGCGAGCGGGCGCTGACGAATCGGCTCGGCGTGTTGCCGGACTGGTACGACATCGCGAAGGGCGGCTTCGTCCACGAGGACACGGATATCCGCCGCCTCATTTTCGGGGCCGCGGAGTACTGCAAGGACGGCCTGCTGCCGATGACCGAGGTGATGGATCGCGGCCCGTGGACGGAGCGAATGATCGAGCTGGTGGGGGCGATCTTCGAGCGCGCGCCGGTCAAGACCGACTTCGGCATGCTGCCGGCGGACGACGCCGAGGTTAACGGCGACCTGCTCCAGGTGCTGTGCCGCCTCTACGCTATGACCGGCGAAAGCGACTACCTCACCTGGGCCGAGCGCATCGGCGACGCGTACTGTCTGGAAGTGCTGCCCATGAACAACGGGCTGCCCGCGCACCGCTGGGACTTCGAGGGACACCGGGCGACCAACGACGCCTTGAGCCTCAACGATCACGGCAACGAGATCGTGGGCGGCCTCTCGGAACTGATGGTCGCGAGCCAGGCCGCCGGCTCGGAGAAGGCGGCCGCTTACGCAAGGGCCCTCAAAGTGATGTTCGACCGCCTGCTCGAGAAAGGGCGCAACAGCGACGGCATCTGGTTCAGCCTGCTCAAGTCGTCCACGGGCGAGGTCGCCAACGCTCAGCCGCCGGACACTTGGGGGTACGCGCTGACCGGCGCGGCGACCTTCGGCATGGCAACGGGCGACCAGGCGATGAAGGGCGCGGTCATCAAGGCCCTCCGCAACATCGACCAGCCCGAGTACCTTCACTGGCGCGGGGCGGACTCGTATGCGGATGCCATCGAGGGCGCGCTGCTGCTGCTGAATCGCTACCCCGAGCGATCGGGCCTTCGGTGGCTGGAGAAGATGCTCCCGTTGTTCCTCGCGCGGCAGCGGGCGGACGGCATCGTCGAGGGCTGGTACGGTGACGGCAACTACGCGCGCACCGCGCTCATGGCCGGGTTGTACTACACTCAGGGGGTGATGTGCCGCCCGTGGCGCGATGACCTGCGATTCGGCGCGGTTCGCCGCGGGGAGGAACTGCATCTGACGGTGGCGGCTGACGACGCGTGGCGTGGCCGTCTCGTCTTCGACACCCAGCGGCACCAGCGCGTCGTGCGCCTGCCCTTCAACTATCCTCGGCTCAACGAGTTCCCGGAGTGGTTCACCGCGGACCCCACGCGGAAGTACCGGCTCAGCATCAACGGGCGGGAACGGATTGTGAGCGGGGCCGCGCTGTCGCGTGGAATCGGTCTGGGGTTGGCCGCGGGAAGGAAGGCCGCGGTCACCGTCCGTCCGCAGTGA
- a CDS encoding DUF3795 domain-containing protein, which produces MTGDLVDSIAYCGLVCGICTLGPESCDCRTDPKVNVQHCYQRRCCIEKGFEGCWECAGFPCDQGFYGPDNQGYRGVCVAFVECVKEHGRATLVRLLVERHGERTDYSEYVHKTPDEVMRILRGG; this is translated from the coding sequence ATGACCGGCGATCTCGTGGATAGCATTGCCTATTGCGGGCTGGTCTGCGGCATCTGCACGCTTGGCCCGGAGTCATGTGACTGCCGGACGGATCCCAAGGTGAACGTCCAACACTGCTACCAGCGCAGATGCTGCATCGAGAAGGGCTTCGAGGGCTGCTGGGAATGTGCCGGCTTCCCGTGCGACCAGGGATTTTACGGGCCGGACAATCAGGGCTATCGCGGCGTCTGCGTCGCGTTCGTCGAATGCGTCAAGGAACACGGCCGCGCCACGCTGGTTCGCCTCCTCGTCGAGAGGCACGGGGAGCGGACGGATTATTCGGAGTACGTCCATAAGACGCCGGACGAGGTGATGCGGATCCTGCGCGGGGGGTGA
- a CDS encoding CPBP family intramembrane metalloprotease produces the protein MNESAPSSGPRRSVIAYGAITYLVSWSWLAFLLSRGGYAALGWVGPFVFMWAPGVCSLLCRLLFGEGFRDIGWGWRNWKATLAAIWGPLIVGVPVYGVLWLTGLAPRTAHWPLYIYGAILAVTVPILTPFSLGEELAWRGYLLDRLVKTGWMRPVFILGLIWAGWHLPLLVTGQYCTSSYPAVTVVLFVLMVLGFNAAICRLRLRSGSIWVPVLMHSVHNAVFQNVLQPVTTDNQWHTLLGGECGVLTALAYGLLAWLMWRQPKSTADTTSRNQPFGVA, from the coding sequence GTGAACGAGTCCGCGCCCTCATCGGGGCCTCGACGGTCGGTCATCGCGTACGGGGCCATCACCTATCTGGTGAGTTGGTCCTGGCTGGCGTTTCTGCTGTCTCGCGGCGGTTACGCTGCCCTGGGGTGGGTCGGGCCTTTCGTCTTCATGTGGGCCCCGGGGGTGTGCTCGCTCCTTTGCAGGTTGTTGTTCGGCGAGGGGTTTCGGGACATCGGCTGGGGATGGCGCAACTGGAAGGCGACGCTAGCCGCAATATGGGGCCCCCTCATCGTCGGCGTACCAGTTTACGGCGTCCTCTGGCTGACCGGGTTGGCCCCCCGCACGGCCCACTGGCCCCTGTATATCTACGGGGCGATTCTAGCGGTAACGGTGCCCATCCTCACCCCGTTCTCCCTAGGGGAGGAGCTGGCCTGGCGCGGTTATCTCCTGGATCGGCTGGTGAAAACCGGCTGGATGCGCCCGGTGTTTATCCTGGGCCTGATCTGGGCCGGGTGGCATCTGCCTCTGTTAGTGACTGGTCAGTACTGCACGTCGAGTTATCCTGCCGTCACCGTCGTCCTTTTCGTTCTCATGGTCCTCGGGTTCAACGCGGCGATCTGTCGTCTGCGGTTGCGGTCCGGCAGCATCTGGGTTCCCGTGCTGATGCATTCGGTCCACAACGCCGTCTTCCAGAACGTCCTGCAGCCGGTGACGACCGACAATCAATGGCACACCTTGTTGGGCGGCGAGTGCGGAGTGTTGACGGCGTTAGCCTACGGATTACTGGCCTGGCTGATGTGGCGCCAACCCAAGTCTACGGCCGACACGACAAGCCGTAACCAACCGTTCGGCGTTGCGTAG
- a CDS encoding sugar phosphate isomerase/epimerase, which produces MKLGFIGENSLEGVEQDSRFAKEHGYEGLEYNYWGDFRDLTADTVTKMRAIHKKHGVRVCMLGIWGWNYLSPNAKERAEAHKMLDRAITFAKKLEADILSMGGGDIPGEPLGRKVAEFLEVFPPFLKKMKDAGLTPVFYAAHGNSFFDSLAAYEAVWAHIPDVKIKYDPANWKHHGDDYLEVVRRYGHKVGHVHIKEHLYHGGQLASQPAAGMGDIEWGKVMAFLYEHHYTGWLSVEPHGGIWSRGDMRHTMLLLTKKYLGQFLL; this is translated from the coding sequence ATGAAACTCGGTTTCATCGGGGAGAACAGTCTGGAAGGCGTCGAGCAGGACTCGCGGTTCGCGAAAGAACACGGCTACGAAGGCCTGGAGTACAACTACTGGGGCGACTTCCGCGACCTGACCGCAGACACGGTGACGAAGATGCGCGCCATCCACAAGAAGCACGGCGTGCGCGTGTGCATGCTCGGCATCTGGGGCTGGAATTACCTGTCGCCGAACGCCAAGGAGCGCGCGGAGGCGCACAAGATGCTCGACCGCGCCATCACCTTCGCCAAGAAGCTCGAGGCCGACATCCTCTCGATGGGCGGGGGCGACATCCCAGGCGAGCCGCTAGGGCGCAAGGTTGCGGAGTTCCTCGAGGTCTTCCCGCCGTTTCTCAAGAAAATGAAGGATGCGGGCCTGACGCCGGTGTTCTACGCCGCGCACGGCAACAGCTTTTTCGACAGCCTGGCGGCATACGAGGCCGTATGGGCACACATCCCGGATGTGAAGATAAAGTATGACCCCGCGAACTGGAAGCATCACGGCGACGATTATCTCGAAGTCGTCCGCCGCTACGGCCACAAGGTCGGCCACGTGCACATCAAGGAGCACCTCTACCACGGCGGACAACTCGCCTCGCAGCCCGCGGCGGGGATGGGTGACATCGAGTGGGGCAAGGTCATGGCCTTTCTCTACGAGCACCACTACACAGGGTGGCTGTCCGTCGAGCCGCACGGCGGCATCTGGTCGCGCGGGGACATGCGCCACACGATGCTCCTGCTGACGAAGAAGTACCTGGGTCAATTCCTGCTGTAG
- a CDS encoding DUF4129 domain-containing protein, whose product MRADRDRLINHAVLYTAAFVVSASGVRAVTMTIGDPAMWSAFVLVLAAGFGVSWLLRRFEQLRPYAVAWTAALGGAALLWYRETGTFAGQPVALAVGPDRQLGLAVLLAALTVVWSFALVRTEDLLFCVVPGLAIFGLLGSKTFDPQFTAAFLVFVFASAYLVGHAHLVAEQQRSRMQPGADARHVARQRFVLLAVLVAFAVGVAVPAARALAAITPGSWSERRIGRGGSSGSGAAGSAGGRPVWTSPRSLRVGAGPIRLSRRVVMRVQCAEPLHWRAGSLAYYTGESWQAANGREAAAVAGVGGRFDLRPLVRAPRGRTVPQRFEFVTVSSALLFAAMQPIEVNLPDPSGARSVFLDYAGHAFGVTSGRLQDSYEVVSQVDNLRPLGPRSILSADAGALLAIPFSAREVEDLARQAVGDVADPAAQVSAIVGWVQARARYSLDAPATPPGEDAVVHFLTRSRVGYCDLFASAVALMCRAQGIPARVAVGFAPGDYDASDGVYVVREEDSHAWVESFLPDEGWITVEASPATGQQARIASQRDWLGRAARFVNRHLMYALALLALLAWAAVVGKGRWLDPYLAMRRREQLLSAQGRRGEVILLYDRLARLLAKRATARRDAETPSEYANRLARNAYLTSIMGGVSAITNAYLAARFSEREVGEQQVAAARQALQEVTDRLRRVKALR is encoded by the coding sequence ATGCGAGCTGATCGCGATAGACTGATAAACCACGCCGTTCTCTACACGGCCGCGTTCGTCGTCAGCGCCTCGGGTGTGCGCGCGGTGACGATGACCATCGGCGACCCCGCCATGTGGAGCGCGTTCGTCCTCGTCCTGGCGGCGGGTTTCGGCGTCAGCTGGCTCCTGCGCCGCTTCGAGCAGCTCCGGCCCTACGCTGTGGCGTGGACCGCAGCACTCGGCGGAGCGGCACTCCTGTGGTATCGGGAAACTGGGACCTTCGCGGGCCAGCCGGTGGCGCTGGCGGTCGGGCCGGATCGCCAGCTCGGCCTCGCCGTGCTGCTCGCGGCGCTCACGGTCGTATGGAGCTTCGCGCTGGTGCGCACCGAGGATCTCTTGTTCTGCGTCGTGCCTGGCCTCGCCATCTTCGGATTGCTCGGCAGCAAGACCTTCGACCCGCAGTTTACCGCGGCGTTCCTCGTCTTCGTATTCGCCAGCGCGTACCTCGTCGGACATGCCCACCTCGTGGCCGAGCAGCAGCGCAGCCGCATGCAGCCCGGCGCGGATGCGCGGCACGTGGCCCGTCAGCGCTTCGTCCTGCTCGCCGTGCTCGTGGCCTTTGCCGTCGGCGTCGCCGTGCCGGCAGCACGGGCCCTGGCGGCGATTACCCCGGGCTCCTGGTCGGAACGCCGCATCGGACGCGGCGGTTCCTCGGGCTCGGGTGCCGCCGGCTCTGCGGGCGGGCGCCCGGTGTGGACCTCGCCGAGGTCGCTGCGCGTGGGTGCCGGCCCCATACGTCTTAGTCGCCGCGTCGTCATGCGTGTGCAGTGCGCAGAGCCGCTCCATTGGCGCGCGGGCTCGCTGGCGTACTACACCGGGGAATCCTGGCAGGCCGCGAACGGCCGCGAAGCGGCGGCCGTCGCGGGCGTCGGCGGGCGCTTCGACCTCCGGCCACTCGTGCGCGCGCCCCGCGGCCGCACGGTGCCGCAGAGATTCGAGTTCGTCACCGTCAGCAGCGCGCTGCTCTTTGCGGCGATGCAGCCGATCGAAGTCAACCTGCCCGACCCATCGGGCGCGCGGTCGGTCTTCCTGGACTACGCCGGGCACGCGTTCGGCGTCACGAGCGGACGACTCCAGGACTCGTACGAAGTCGTCTCACAGGTGGACAACCTGCGCCCGCTTGGACCGCGCAGCATCCTCAGCGCGGACGCCGGCGCCCTGCTCGCCATTCCCTTCAGCGCGCGCGAGGTGGAAGATCTCGCCCGGCAAGCGGTCGGCGACGTGGCCGATCCCGCCGCGCAGGTCTCGGCGATCGTGGGCTGGGTTCAGGCGCGGGCACGCTACAGCCTCGATGCGCCCGCAACTCCGCCCGGCGAAGATGCCGTGGTGCATTTCCTGACCCGGAGCCGCGTCGGATACTGCGATCTCTTCGCCAGCGCCGTCGCCCTGATGTGCCGCGCGCAGGGGATACCGGCGAGGGTCGCCGTTGGTTTCGCCCCCGGCGATTACGATGCCTCCGACGGCGTCTACGTCGTCCGCGAGGAAGACTCACACGCATGGGTCGAGTCGTTCCTGCCCGACGAGGGATGGATTACGGTCGAAGCATCACCGGCCACCGGCCAGCAGGCGCGCATCGCCTCCCAGCGCGATTGGCTGGGCCGCGCCGCTCGATTCGTCAACCGCCACCTCATGTACGCGCTCGCCCTGCTCGCACTGCTCGCCTGGGCCGCCGTCGTCGGCAAAGGGCGATGGCTCGATCCCTATCTCGCCATGCGCCGCCGCGAGCAACTCCTAAGCGCGCAGGGGCGCCGCGGCGAGGTCATCCTCCTCTACGACAGGCTCGCGCGTCTCCTCGCGAAACGAGCCACTGCCCGTCGCGACGCGGAAACCCCGAGCGAGTACGCGAATCGCCTGGCGAGAAACGCCTACCTCACAAGCATCATGGGCGGCGTCAGCGCCATCACGAATGCGTATCTCGCCGCGCGGTTCAGCGAGCGCGAGGTGGGGGAGCAACAGGTCGCCGCCGCGCGCCAGGCGCTGCAAGAGGTGACCGACCGGCTGCGCCGCGTCAAGGCCCTGCGCTGA
- a CDS encoding TIM barrel protein, with the protein MPQYSFRLGVVADEISDDPEKSFPIARDLGLEAVELQRLWGKSVTDLTGPEIERVKALLDQYGLWVSMISTGFLKACRVDLIPDGNFEASEDFAHHMDVFRRAVVMAKAFDCRLVRTFSFRWPHMVDLGNPSPRPPRGGEIPPQTLDLIRHGLSIPARVA; encoded by the coding sequence ATGCCGCAGTACTCTTTTCGCCTCGGCGTCGTCGCCGACGAGATCAGCGACGACCCCGAGAAGTCCTTTCCGATCGCACGCGATCTCGGCCTTGAGGCGGTCGAGCTTCAACGGCTGTGGGGCAAGTCGGTGACCGACCTCACCGGCCCCGAGATCGAACGCGTCAAGGCGCTGCTCGACCAATACGGCCTGTGGGTCAGCATGATCAGCACCGGCTTCCTCAAGGCCTGTCGGGTTGACCTCATCCCCGACGGCAACTTCGAGGCGAGCGAGGATTTCGCGCACCACATGGACGTCTTCCGGCGCGCCGTCGTCATGGCCAAGGCGTTCGACTGCCGCCTCGTGCGCACGTTCTCGTTTCGCTGGCCGCATATGGTGGATCTCGGCAATCCCTCCCCGCGTCCCCCCCGAGGAGGCGAGATCCCCCCGCAGACCCTTGACCTCATCCGCCACGGCCTGTCAATACCCGCTCGCGTCGCCTAA
- a CDS encoding sugar phosphate isomerase/epimerase, giving the protein MTLGLENVRSCYANTGENARVIIDAVDSLALKAVWDPANSFVSGGADYPDGYEAVRPHIVHVHFKDARVRDEATGLISWECIGEGEARLKEELVAFARDGYSGVVSVETHWQPQDGSNGTPATVAGLHRLLDET; this is encoded by the coding sequence CTGACCCTCGGCCTCGAGAACGTTCGCTCCTGCTACGCCAACACCGGCGAGAATGCGCGTGTTATCATTGATGCGGTTGACTCGCTCGCGCTCAAGGCCGTGTGGGACCCGGCGAACTCGTTCGTCTCCGGCGGCGCGGACTATCCGGACGGCTACGAGGCCGTCCGACCGCACATCGTGCACGTTCACTTCAAGGACGCGCGCGTGCGCGACGAAGCCACCGGCCTGATCAGCTGGGAGTGTATCGGGGAGGGGGAGGCGCGCCTCAAAGAAGAACTCGTCGCGTTCGCTCGCGACGGGTACTCCGGCGTCGTTTCCGTTGAGACTCACTGGCAGCCGCAGGACGGCTCCAACGGCACTCCTGCCACAGTCGCCGGCCTGCACCGCCTGCTGGACGAAACATAG
- a CDS encoding metallophosphoesterase family protein: MTRIPKKRRLITFRSVAALAFVVFLVGFAYGFRFRVRTVRVPAGLPTPVRLVVMSDLHLGALGIGEGTAMRAVAEARRLRPDAIVMVGDLVSSRRAIPDLPAILGGLQASLGVYAVLGNHDHWADAQGVRAALESAGIKVLVNDSATVRKGKTRLAFVGIDDLWAGAVNWDAAWRSVPADVPAVLLSHNPEAAVHPEGQRATLIVSGHTHAGKIRLPRFVLPALERLTGVTPIPATTYGVRHPYGLVREPWGWVYVTSGVAAGASPPRWFTRPEVAVLDLR, translated from the coding sequence TTGACCAGGATTCCGAAGAAGCGAAGACTCATAACGTTCCGTTCCGTTGCCGCGCTGGCGTTCGTCGTTTTCCTCGTCGGCTTCGCCTACGGGTTCCGGTTCCGTGTCCGCACCGTTCGCGTCCCGGCGGGCCTGCCCACGCCGGTCCGCTTGGTGGTCATGAGCGACCTGCATCTCGGCGCCTTGGGCATCGGCGAGGGGACGGCGATGCGCGCGGTGGCGGAGGCGCGCAGGTTGCGGCCGGATGCGATTGTGATGGTCGGCGATCTCGTATCCAGCAGGCGCGCCATCCCGGATCTTCCCGCGATCCTCGGCGGCTTGCAGGCGTCGCTCGGTGTGTACGCCGTCCTCGGCAACCACGATCACTGGGCTGACGCGCAGGGCGTCCGCGCCGCTCTCGAATCCGCCGGCATAAAGGTGTTGGTCAACGACAGCGCCACCGTCCGCAAAGGGAAGACCCGCCTGGCGTTCGTCGGGATTGACGACCTCTGGGCGGGCGCTGTGAACTGGGATGCAGCGTGGCGCTCGGTGCCGGCCGATGTGCCGGCCGTGCTGTTGTCCCACAATCCGGAAGCTGCGGTGCACCCCGAGGGTCAGCGCGCGACCCTCATTGTCAGCGGACATACCCACGCGGGCAAGATCCGCCTACCGCGGTTCGTGCTCCCCGCGTTGGAGCGCCTCACCGGTGTCACGCCGATCCCGGCCACGACCTACGGCGTGCGTCATCCCTACGGCCTGGTGCGCGAGCCTTGGGGTTGGGTCTACGTCACCAGCGGCGTCGCCGCCGGCGCCAGCCCCCCGCGCTGGTTCACTCGCCCCGAGGTAGCCGTGCTCGACCTGCGGTGA
- the acpP gene encoding acyl carrier protein, which yields MAEASVAERIREVVAKQLKADLDKVTDAAYFVQDLGADSLQSMELIAAFEDEFDIEMDEDEAVKVKTVGAAIEFIERVVAEQHG from the coding sequence ATGGCCGAGGCGTCGGTCGCGGAACGAATTCGCGAGGTGGTAGCGAAGCAGCTGAAGGCTGATTTGGACAAGGTCACGGACGCCGCTTACTTCGTGCAAGACCTGGGGGCCGATTCGCTCCAGAGCATGGAGCTGATCGCGGCGTTCGAGGACGAGTTTGATATCGAGATGGACGAAGACGAGGCGGTCAAGGTGAAGACCGTCGGAGCCGCCATCGAGTTCATTGAGCGCGTGGTTGCGGAGCAGCACGGCTAG
- a CDS encoding acetate kinase, translating to MSDILVLNCGSSSVKYRLFDVDDESAVAQGLIERIGEEVSYVSQRTKAHETGWAEPVPTYERAFEILAHHLVEVEDAPLPGGAGLLAVGHRVVHGGEAFVEPSVIDEDVIRAIHDCIPLAPLHNPANLAGIEAARRHFPDAPHVAVFDTAFHHTMPREAYLYAIPYELYEQHGVRRYGFHGTSHRYAAGAAAEMLGRDLAELRLITCHLGNGCSLAAVAGGRSIDSSMGMTPLEGIPMGTRSGDLDPGLFLYLHYHLGMSIEEIDHLFNKCSGLLGLSGMSNDLRPIEQAAAAGDERPEVCLEVFAYRVKKYIGAYLAALGGADAVVFTGGMGEHSPEIRARICAGLEGLGLRLDAGRNEACGDGQAIVSPADCAVAVLVIPSNEELLIARDASDVVSARRAGGGVAHHGRRD from the coding sequence ATGAGCGACATACTGGTGTTGAACTGCGGCAGCTCGTCAGTCAAGTACCGACTGTTCGACGTGGACGACGAGAGCGCGGTGGCGCAGGGCCTGATCGAACGGATCGGCGAGGAGGTTTCCTACGTATCCCAACGCACGAAGGCGCACGAGACGGGGTGGGCGGAGCCCGTGCCGACGTACGAGCGCGCGTTCGAGATCCTGGCCCACCACCTCGTTGAAGTCGAGGACGCGCCGCTGCCCGGAGGCGCCGGGCTACTGGCGGTCGGGCACCGGGTGGTGCACGGCGGGGAGGCCTTCGTCGAGCCGTCGGTCATCGACGAGGACGTGATCCGCGCAATTCACGACTGCATCCCTCTGGCGCCGTTGCACAACCCGGCGAATCTGGCCGGCATCGAGGCGGCACGCCGCCATTTCCCCGACGCGCCTCATGTCGCGGTATTCGACACGGCGTTCCATCACACGATGCCGCGCGAGGCGTATCTGTACGCGATACCGTACGAGCTGTACGAGCAGCACGGGGTGCGGCGGTACGGGTTTCACGGCACCTCCCATCGCTACGCGGCGGGAGCAGCGGCGGAGATGCTCGGGCGCGACCTCGCGGAGCTGCGGCTGATCACCTGTCACCTCGGCAACGGGTGCAGCCTGGCGGCGGTGGCGGGCGGCAGATCCATTGACAGCAGCATGGGGATGACGCCGCTCGAGGGGATCCCGATGGGCACGCGCTCGGGGGACCTGGATCCCGGCCTGTTTCTGTACCTGCACTACCATCTGGGCATGAGCATTGAGGAGATAGACCATCTCTTCAACAAGTGCAGCGGTTTGCTCGGGCTGTCGGGGATGAGCAATGACCTGCGACCGATCGAGCAGGCTGCCGCCGCCGGCGATGAGCGACCGGAGGTCTGCCTGGAGGTTTTCGCCTATCGCGTAAAGAAGTACATAGGCGCATATCTGGCAGCCCTAGGCGGGGCCGACGCCGTGGTCTTCACCGGCGGCATGGGCGAACATTCCCCCGAAATCCGCGCGCGCATCTGCGCGGGTTTGGAGGGGCTCGGGCTGAGGCTCGATGCGGGGCGCAACGAGGCCTGCGGCGACGGGCAGGCGATTGTGAGCCCGGCGGATTGCGCCGTGGCAGTCCTCGTGATCCCGTCGAATGAGGAACTGCTGATTGCGCGCGATGCGTCGGACGTCGTGTCGGCGCGGCGCGCCGGCGGAGGAGTCGCGCATCACGGCCGGAGGGATTGA